In a genomic window of Mycolicibacter heraklionensis:
- a CDS encoding S-methyl-5'-thioadenosine phosphorylase, with the protein MREEHDLLGVIGGSGFYSFFGDDARRVSCDTPYGTPSADITIGAVGGHEVAFLPRHGAAHEYSAHTVPYRANMWALRALGVRRILAPCAVGSLTPELPPGSVVVPDQLVDRTRGRVDTYFDDGGVHVEFADPYCPTLRTAVTGLPDVVDGGTMVVIQGPRFSTRAESQWFAAAGFRLINMTGYPESVLARELEMCYAAVALVTDLDAGADVGSGVKVVDVFAEFQKNIEPFKSLVHQAIEQIDEERTCTHCLPHEGIQLPFELP; encoded by the coding sequence ACTCGTTCTTCGGTGACGATGCGCGCCGCGTCAGCTGTGACACCCCCTACGGGACGCCCAGCGCGGACATCACCATCGGTGCCGTCGGCGGGCACGAAGTGGCGTTTCTGCCGCGTCACGGCGCCGCGCACGAGTATTCGGCCCACACGGTGCCCTATCGGGCCAACATGTGGGCGTTGCGGGCGCTGGGGGTGCGTCGGATCCTCGCGCCCTGTGCGGTCGGCAGCCTGACTCCGGAGCTGCCCCCCGGCTCGGTGGTGGTGCCCGATCAGCTGGTCGACCGCACCCGGGGCCGCGTCGACACCTACTTCGATGACGGCGGCGTGCACGTCGAGTTCGCCGACCCGTACTGCCCGACGCTGCGGACCGCGGTGACCGGCCTGCCCGACGTCGTCGACGGCGGGACCATGGTGGTGATCCAGGGGCCGCGGTTCTCCACCCGCGCCGAGAGCCAATGGTTCGCCGCGGCGGGATTTCGACTGATCAACATGACCGGATATCCCGAATCCGTGCTGGCCCGTGAACTGGAAATGTGTTATGCCGCAGTAGCTCTGGTCACCGATCTAGACGCCGGTGCCGACGTGGGCAGTGGTGTGAAGGTCGTCGACGTGTTCGCGGAGTTCCAGAAGAACATCGAGCCGTTCAAAAGCCTGGTGCACCAAGCGATCGAGCAGATCGATGAAGAGCGGACCTGCACGCACTGCTTGCCGCACGAAGGCATTCAGTTGCCGTTCGAGCTGCCCTGA
- a CDS encoding cutinase family protein has translation MYSTALVATMARRITRYLGAALVMGGAALVAPGTPSVAAQPCPDVQVVFARGTAEPPGVGGIGQSFVDALRAKVGERSFEVYPVNYAASSDLGGGVDFARTVVDGIRDAGSHIENTAANCPNTRIVLGGFSQGAALAGYTTSSEIPKEVPAEYRAYLPQPMPPSVADHVAAVVLFGTPSAEFLAPNGAPPVRIGPLYASKAVELCADGDTICNGAPAGGPPIAHASYGVNGMTEQGADYAVAHL, from the coding sequence ATGTACAGCACTGCACTGGTCGCAACGATGGCACGGCGCATCACCCGGTACCTGGGTGCGGCCCTGGTGATGGGCGGTGCCGCGCTGGTCGCTCCCGGCACCCCGTCCGTCGCGGCGCAGCCCTGCCCCGACGTGCAGGTGGTTTTCGCGCGCGGCACCGCCGAGCCGCCCGGCGTCGGTGGCATCGGTCAATCTTTCGTCGATGCGCTACGCGCCAAGGTGGGTGAGCGCTCCTTCGAGGTGTATCCGGTCAACTACGCCGCCAGCAGCGACTTAGGCGGCGGAGTCGACTTCGCCCGCACCGTCGTCGACGGCATCCGAGACGCCGGCAGCCATATCGAGAACACCGCCGCGAACTGCCCCAACACCCGCATCGTGCTCGGCGGCTTCTCGCAAGGTGCGGCGCTGGCCGGCTACACCACGTCGTCGGAGATCCCCAAGGAAGTCCCCGCCGAGTACCGTGCCTACCTTCCCCAGCCGATGCCGCCGTCGGTGGCCGACCACGTTGCCGCGGTCGTCTTGTTCGGCACGCCCTCGGCGGAGTTCCTGGCACCCAACGGCGCGCCACCGGTGCGGATCGGCCCACTGTATGCGTCCAAGGCCGTGGAGCTCTGCGCCGACGGCGACACCATCTGCAACGGCGCCCCGGCCGGCGGACCGCCCATCGCGCACGCGTCGTACGGCGTCAACGGAATGACGGAGCAGGGCGCCGACTACGCGGTCGCCCACCTCTGA
- a CDS encoding TetR/AcrR family transcriptional regulator encodes MRRLVKPRDVRRAELLDQALALFLERGYDNVSLNELLAATGIPKGAFYHYFPSKDALVTALAQRSAEAALEALRPVFDQPGASALERLNRGLAASYDVKMAMGAAEQIAAMTALFAPHNRGLFTKIVDTWEDLFRPVLTKLISEGVDEGVFDTFDPEGVGDMIQVFAASLRRNLMQVLDAPDAKARSQAVDDCVKRIKLHGIATDRILGLPDGSTVVLDRRQVEAMVARITP; translated from the coding sequence ATGCGCCGTCTCGTGAAGCCCCGGGATGTCCGGCGGGCCGAACTGCTCGACCAGGCGCTGGCACTCTTTCTCGAACGCGGCTATGACAACGTCAGCCTCAACGAGCTTCTCGCTGCGACGGGCATTCCGAAAGGCGCTTTCTACCACTACTTTCCGTCCAAAGACGCACTCGTCACCGCGCTGGCGCAGCGCAGCGCTGAGGCGGCGTTGGAGGCGTTGCGTCCGGTCTTCGACCAGCCGGGTGCGAGCGCCCTGGAACGCCTCAACCGCGGGCTCGCGGCCAGCTACGACGTCAAGATGGCGATGGGCGCTGCAGAGCAGATCGCGGCGATGACGGCACTGTTCGCGCCGCACAACCGCGGGCTGTTCACCAAGATCGTGGACACCTGGGAAGACCTGTTCCGACCCGTGCTGACCAAACTCATCAGCGAAGGGGTCGACGAAGGCGTGTTCGACACCTTCGACCCCGAAGGTGTCGGCGACATGATCCAGGTTTTTGCGGCCAGCTTGCGCAGAAACCTGATGCAGGTACTCGATGCGCCGGACGCGAAGGCACGCAGTCAGGCCGTCGACGACTGTGTGAAGCGGATCAAACTGCACGGTATCGCGACGGACCGCATCCTCGGATTGCCCGACGGGTCAACGGTTGTGCTCGACCGCAGACAGGTGGAAGCGATGGTCGCGCGTATCACGCCCTGA
- a CDS encoding DUF3349 domain-containing protein: MNKFLTSIVAWLRAGYPDGVPQNDYVPLLALLSRRLTNDEVKDVARELIGRGEFDRIDIGVLIARLTNELPAAEDVERVRERLAAKGWLLDDAPTNGGNP, encoded by the coding sequence ATGAACAAATTTCTCACCTCGATCGTCGCCTGGCTGCGCGCCGGGTACCCCGACGGTGTGCCACAGAACGACTACGTTCCGCTGTTGGCACTGCTGTCGCGGCGCCTGACCAATGACGAGGTCAAAGACGTCGCCCGGGAATTGATCGGCCGCGGCGAATTCGACCGCATCGACATCGGGGTGCTGATCGCCCGCCTGACCAACGAGCTGCCCGCCGCCGAGGACGTCGAACGGGTGCGAGAGCGGTTGGCGGCCAAGGGCTGGCTGCTCGACGACGCCCCCACCAACGGAGGAAACCCATAG
- a CDS encoding inorganic phosphate transporter yields MTLELFLLITVVITALAFDFTNGFHDTGNAVATGIASGALKPKTAVTLCATLNLVGAFMSTQVAATVAKDLVVTNLVTLEVMFAGLVGGIVWNLATWLFGIPSSSSHALIGGVVGAMLAAAGKAGVRWPGVVSKVLVPTVIAVLAATLVATVGTWLVYRLTRGVSHGRTLRDFRRGQVFSAALMSLAHGTNDAQKTMGVIFLALISYGAAHKTDITPPLWVIVSCAVAMAAGTYFGGWRVIRTLGKGLVEIESPQGMAAESSSAAIILLSSHFGYSLSTTQVVTGSVLGSGLGKPGANVRWGVARRMATAWVITLPLAGAIGAVTYHLIHRIGGYPGTITGLVLLIGVSALIWLQSRKVPVDHTNVTADWGAHMTDGLEVIAPEPSTPGSSREIGTEGVGG; encoded by the coding sequence GTGACCTTGGAGCTGTTCCTGTTGATCACGGTCGTGATCACCGCCCTGGCTTTCGACTTCACCAACGGCTTCCATGACACCGGCAACGCTGTCGCCACCGGGATCGCCAGCGGTGCGCTCAAGCCCAAGACCGCGGTGACGCTCTGCGCCACGCTCAACCTGGTCGGCGCGTTCATGTCCACCCAGGTGGCGGCCACGGTGGCGAAGGATCTGGTGGTCACCAACCTGGTGACGCTGGAAGTCATGTTCGCCGGTCTGGTCGGCGGCATCGTCTGGAATCTCGCGACCTGGCTGTTCGGTATCCCGTCAAGCTCCTCACACGCCCTGATCGGCGGCGTGGTGGGGGCCATGCTGGCCGCGGCCGGCAAGGCCGGGGTGCGCTGGCCCGGGGTGGTCTCGAAGGTGCTGGTGCCGACGGTGATCGCTGTGCTCGCCGCGACGCTGGTCGCGACCGTCGGAACCTGGCTGGTCTACCGGCTGACCCGGGGAGTCTCCCACGGGCGCACCCTGCGGGACTTCCGCCGCGGTCAAGTCTTCTCTGCCGCCCTGATGTCGCTGGCGCACGGCACCAACGACGCCCAGAAGACCATGGGCGTGATCTTCCTCGCACTGATCTCTTACGGCGCTGCCCACAAGACCGACATCACACCGCCGCTCTGGGTGATCGTGTCGTGTGCGGTGGCGATGGCTGCCGGCACCTATTTCGGTGGATGGCGGGTCATCCGCACGCTGGGCAAGGGCCTGGTCGAGATCGAATCCCCGCAGGGCATGGCCGCCGAATCATCCTCGGCGGCCATCATTTTGCTGTCCAGCCACTTCGGGTATTCGCTGTCGACCACGCAGGTGGTGACGGGGTCGGTGTTGGGCTCGGGCCTGGGAAAGCCGGGCGCCAACGTGCGCTGGGGGGTTGCCCGCCGGATGGCGACCGCGTGGGTGATCACCCTGCCGCTGGCCGGTGCCATCGGCGCGGTCACCTACCACCTGATCCACCGCATCGGCGGCTACCCCGGCACCATCACCGGTCTGGTGTTGCTGATTGGAGTCTCGGCGCTCATCTGGCTGCAGTCCCGCAAAGTCCCGGTCGACCACACCAATGTCACCGCCGATTGGGGTGCACATATGACCGATGGCCTCGAAGTCATTGCGCCGGAACCCAGTACCCCCGGTTCGTCTCGCGAGATCGGCACGGAGGGGGTCGGTGGGTGA
- a CDS encoding inorganic phosphate transporter — MSLELLLLIIVVITALAFDFTNGFHDTGNAMATSIASGALKPKAAVTMSACLNLVGAFLSTAVAATIAKGLVDAHLVTLEIVFAGLVGGIVWNLLTWLLGIPSSSSHALIGGIVGAMIAAVGGHGVNWSGVVSKVLVPAVVATVVATLIASVGTWLVYRVTRGVDEKKSEKVFRHGQIGSAALVSLAHGTNDAQKTMGVIFLALMSYGAVSTSATLPPLWVIVSCALAMSAGTYTGGWRVIRTLGKGLVEIKSPQGMAAESAAASVILLSSHFGYSLSTTQVATGSVLGSGVGKPGAQVRWGVAGRMAAAWLVTLPMAGGVGSGAYGLVHGIGGYPGIIIGVALLITAVLAIWLRSRRARIDHNNVNAEWDGTLTGGLDAPGVQPEEAGREVENALRSAFDAGHEGAKLTVVSTDDPNPREVIRS, encoded by the coding sequence GTGAGCCTCGAACTGCTCCTCCTGATCATTGTGGTGATCACGGCTTTGGCCTTCGACTTCACCAACGGATTCCATGACACCGGCAACGCGATGGCGACCTCGATCGCCAGCGGTGCGCTGAAGCCCAAGGCAGCAGTCACCATGTCCGCCTGCCTGAACCTGGTCGGCGCCTTCCTGTCGACTGCGGTTGCCGCGACCATCGCCAAAGGTCTGGTCGACGCCCACCTGGTGACCCTGGAGATCGTCTTCGCCGGGCTGGTCGGCGGCATCGTGTGGAACCTGCTCACCTGGCTGCTCGGTATCCCCTCCAGCTCGTCGCACGCCCTGATCGGCGGCATCGTGGGAGCGATGATCGCCGCGGTCGGCGGGCACGGGGTGAACTGGAGCGGGGTGGTCTCCAAGGTCCTCGTCCCGGCGGTGGTGGCCACTGTGGTCGCCACCCTGATCGCCTCCGTCGGCACCTGGCTGGTCTACCGGGTCACCCGCGGCGTCGACGAGAAGAAGTCCGAGAAGGTGTTCCGGCACGGCCAGATCGGCTCGGCGGCGCTGGTGTCGCTGGCGCACGGCACCAATGACGCGCAAAAGACCATGGGCGTGATCTTCCTGGCACTGATGTCCTACGGCGCGGTGAGCACGTCGGCGACGCTGCCCCCGCTGTGGGTGATCGTCAGTTGTGCGCTGGCCATGTCGGCAGGCACCTACACCGGCGGCTGGCGCGTCATCCGCACCCTGGGCAAGGGCCTCGTCGAGATCAAATCCCCCCAGGGCATGGCCGCCGAGTCAGCCGCTGCCTCAGTCATCCTGCTGTCCAGCCACTTCGGGTACTCGCTGTCGACCACCCAGGTCGCCACCGGGTCGGTGCTGGGCAGCGGCGTCGGCAAGCCGGGTGCGCAGGTGCGCTGGGGTGTCGCCGGGCGTATGGCGGCCGCCTGGCTGGTGACGCTGCCGATGGCCGGCGGGGTCGGCTCGGGCGCCTACGGCCTGGTGCACGGCATCGGCGGCTACCCCGGAATCATCATCGGCGTAGCCCTGCTGATCACCGCGGTCCTGGCGATCTGGCTGCGGTCGCGCCGGGCCCGCATCGACCACAACAACGTCAACGCCGAATGGGACGGCACCCTCACCGGCGGTCTCGACGCCCCCGGCGTGCAGCCCGAAGAAGCGGGCCGCGAGGTCGAGAACGCCCTCAGGTCGGCATTCGACGCCGGCCATGAGGGAGCCAAGTTGACTGTCGTCTCCACCGACGACCCCAACCCACGTGAGGTCATCCGGTCATGA
- a CDS encoding VOC family protein gives MEILASRVLLRPTDYQRSLRFYRDEIGLAIARDYGAGMVFYAGQSLIELAGHGNPEHADASFPGALWLQVRDVAATEAELESRGVPIARPARREPWGLREMHVTDPDGLTLIFVEVPDDHPLRRDTRQDSPRKP, from the coding sequence ATGGAGATTCTGGCCAGCCGGGTGTTGCTCCGGCCCACCGATTATCAACGATCGCTGCGGTTCTATCGCGACGAGATCGGGTTGGCGATCGCCCGTGACTACGGCGCCGGAATGGTCTTCTACGCCGGGCAGTCGCTGATCGAACTCGCCGGGCACGGCAACCCCGAACACGCGGACGCGAGCTTCCCCGGGGCGCTGTGGCTGCAGGTCCGCGACGTCGCCGCCACCGAGGCCGAACTGGAGTCCCGCGGGGTCCCCATCGCCCGGCCCGCGCGCCGCGAGCCGTGGGGGTTGCGTGAGATGCACGTCACCGATCCCGACGGCCTGACGTTGATCTTCGTAGAGGTCCCAGACGACCATCCGCTGCGCCGCGATACCCGCCAGGACAGCCCCCGGAAGCCCTGA
- a CDS encoding SDR family oxidoreductase encodes MSRSPLRRLSDQITLATMRPPVAAQLMHRPGAKTVDLTGKRVLVTGASSGIGEAGAEQFGAAGATVIAVARRQENLDALVQRITAAGGTAHAIACDLSDLAAIDALVKDVDERFGGVDILVNNAGRSIRRPLAESLDRWHDVERTMQLNYYSPLRLIRGFAPAMRERGDGHIINVATWGVFTDSSPLFGVYNGSKSALSAVSRVIDSEWARYGVQSTTLYYPLVKTPMIAPTAAFQGKPGLTAQEAGAWMIDAARYRPIRIAPRLALAFRALDNLNAGWATAIVKRNRIEPVED; translated from the coding sequence ATGAGCAGAAGCCCGCTACGCCGGTTGTCCGACCAGATCACGCTCGCCACCATGCGCCCCCCGGTCGCCGCGCAGCTGATGCACCGGCCCGGCGCCAAGACCGTCGACCTGACCGGCAAGCGGGTGCTGGTGACCGGTGCGTCGTCGGGCATCGGGGAAGCCGGCGCCGAACAGTTCGGGGCGGCGGGCGCCACCGTGATCGCGGTGGCCCGCCGCCAGGAAAACCTCGACGCACTGGTCCAGCGGATCACCGCCGCCGGTGGCACCGCGCACGCCATCGCGTGCGACCTGTCTGACCTGGCGGCGATCGACGCACTGGTCAAGGACGTCGACGAGCGGTTCGGCGGAGTGGACATCCTGGTCAACAATGCCGGGCGCTCCATCCGCCGTCCGCTGGCCGAATCGCTGGATCGCTGGCACGACGTGGAGCGGACCATGCAGCTGAACTACTACTCGCCGCTGCGGCTGATCCGCGGGTTCGCCCCCGCGATGCGCGAGCGCGGCGACGGCCACATCATCAACGTCGCCACCTGGGGCGTGTTCACGGACTCCTCGCCGCTGTTCGGTGTCTACAACGGCTCCAAGTCCGCGCTGAGCGCCGTCAGCCGGGTCATCGACAGTGAGTGGGCCCGCTACGGCGTGCAGTCCACCACGCTGTACTACCCCCTGGTGAAGACCCCGATGATCGCGCCCACCGCGGCGTTCCAGGGCAAGCCGGGGCTCACCGCGCAGGAGGCCGGCGCGTGGATGATCGACGCGGCCAGATACCGCCCGATCCGCATCGCGCCGAGGCTGGCGCTGGCGTTTCGTGCGCTGGACAACCTCAACGCCGGTTGGGCCACCGCCATCGTCAAGCGGAACCGGATCGAGCCGGTCGAGGACTGA
- a CDS encoding 1,4-dihydroxy-2-naphthoyl-CoA synthase → MSDNPFNPSIWRTVDGFADLTDITYHRHVTDATVRVAFNRPEVRNAFRPHTVDELYQALDHARMSPDVGVVLLTGNGPAPKDGGWAFCSGGDQRIRGRSGYQYASGETADTVDAARAGRLHILEVQRLIRFMPKPVICLVNGWAAGGGHSLHVVCDLTLASREHARFKQTDADVGSFDGGYGSAYLARQVGQKFAREIFFLGRTYSAEQMHAMGAVNEVVDHADLEATGVQWAKEINGKSPQAQRMLKFAFNLLDDGLVGQQLFAGEATRLAYMTDEAVEGRDSFLEKREPDWSPFPRYY, encoded by the coding sequence TTGAGTGACAACCCCTTCAACCCCAGCATCTGGCGCACGGTCGACGGCTTCGCCGACCTGACCGACATCACCTATCACCGCCACGTCACCGACGCGACAGTTCGGGTGGCGTTCAACCGTCCCGAGGTGCGCAACGCGTTTCGACCGCACACCGTCGATGAGCTCTACCAGGCACTGGACCATGCCCGGATGTCTCCTGATGTCGGCGTGGTGCTGCTCACCGGTAACGGACCGGCGCCCAAGGACGGCGGCTGGGCGTTCTGCTCGGGCGGAGACCAGCGCATCCGCGGCCGCAGCGGCTACCAGTACGCATCCGGGGAGACTGCGGACACCGTCGACGCCGCCCGGGCCGGGCGGCTGCACATCCTGGAAGTGCAGCGACTGATCCGGTTCATGCCCAAACCGGTGATCTGCCTGGTCAACGGCTGGGCAGCCGGCGGCGGGCACAGTCTGCACGTAGTGTGCGACCTGACCCTGGCCAGCCGCGAGCACGCCAGGTTCAAGCAGACCGACGCCGACGTGGGCAGCTTCGACGGCGGGTACGGCAGCGCCTACCTGGCCCGGCAGGTGGGCCAGAAGTTCGCCCGCGAGATCTTCTTCCTGGGCCGGACCTACAGCGCCGAGCAGATGCACGCCATGGGTGCGGTCAACGAAGTCGTCGACCACGCCGACCTGGAAGCCACCGGCGTGCAGTGGGCCAAGGAGATCAACGGCAAATCGCCTCAGGCGCAACGGATGTTGAAGTTCGCCTTCAACCTGCTCGACGACGGACTGGTGGGCCAGCAACTGTTCGCCGGCGAGGCGACCCGGCTGGCTTACATGACCGATGAGGCCGTCGAGGGCCGAGACTCGTTCCTGGAGAAGCGCGAGCCGGACTGGAGTCCCTTCCCCCGGTACTACTGA
- a CDS encoding aldo/keto reductase has protein sequence MTDQLQPGGLGRIGTPAVARVGYGAMQLDERISTDDAIAVLRRAVELGVNHIDTASFYAGGEVNHRIRKALAPYRDELVIVSKVGAAYTGVGPLPLTAAQKPAELRAAVENDLRQLGLDTVPVVNLRRYDLGPAPAPEGDQNVDLDDQLAEMIALRDEGKIAAIGISSVGLEALQRALPAGIVCVQNAYSLLDRTQEDALDFCADEGIAWVPYFPLGSAFPGFPKVTDHAVVREVAAEVGATPAQIGLAWLLTTSANTLLIPGTGSLPHLEENMKVADIVLSDDAVARLDAITAPGQGPDYAASLREAFRGAATT, from the coding sequence ATGACCGACCAACTCCAGCCCGGCGGCCTCGGCCGCATCGGCACACCAGCCGTAGCCCGTGTCGGCTACGGCGCCATGCAGCTCGACGAGAGAATCTCTACCGACGACGCCATCGCGGTCCTGCGCCGCGCGGTCGAGTTGGGCGTCAACCACATCGACACCGCGTCCTTCTACGCCGGTGGCGAGGTCAACCACCGCATCCGCAAAGCACTGGCGCCCTACCGCGACGAGCTGGTCATCGTCAGCAAGGTCGGTGCCGCCTACACCGGCGTCGGCCCATTGCCGCTGACCGCCGCCCAGAAGCCCGCCGAGCTGCGCGCCGCCGTGGAGAACGACCTGCGCCAACTGGGACTCGACACCGTTCCGGTGGTCAACCTGCGGCGCTACGACCTCGGTCCCGCCCCGGCGCCCGAAGGCGATCAGAACGTCGACCTCGACGACCAGCTGGCCGAGATGATCGCGTTGCGCGACGAGGGCAAGATCGCCGCGATCGGCATCAGCAGCGTGGGACTGGAAGCGCTCCAGCGAGCCCTGCCGGCCGGCATCGTCTGCGTGCAGAACGCCTACAGCCTGCTCGATCGCACCCAGGAGGACGCGCTCGACTTCTGCGCCGACGAAGGCATCGCCTGGGTGCCGTACTTCCCGCTCGGCTCGGCGTTCCCCGGCTTCCCGAAAGTCACCGACCACGCCGTCGTCCGCGAGGTCGCCGCCGAAGTCGGCGCCACCCCCGCCCAGATCGGGCTGGCCTGGCTGCTGACCACCTCGGCGAACACCTTGCTGATCCCCGGCACCGGATCTCTTCCCCACCTGGAGGAGAACATGAAGGTGGCCGACATCGTGCTAAGCGACGACGCCGTCGCCCGGCTGGATGCGATCACCGCCCCCGGGCAGGGCCCGGACTATGCCGCGAGCCTGCGCGAAGCGTTCCGGGGCGCCGCAACCACCTGA
- a CDS encoding TetR/AcrR family transcriptional regulator, with protein sequence MAGRSDARRNRERLLAAAAAAFGGSDGSPVPLESIARDAGVGIGTLYRHFPSREALVEAVYRAELGDVAAVAEQLVTRHPPKVALRRWMDRYAGFVAAKRGMAESLRAMVESGAMEPNETRERIVGAVDLLLRAGAQDGSLRADVRADDVVSSLIGIFLTSGSPEQTGRLLDLLVAGVAATG encoded by the coding sequence TTGGCTGGGAGATCCGATGCCCGCCGCAACCGAGAGCGGCTGTTGGCGGCCGCCGCCGCAGCGTTCGGCGGCTCCGACGGGAGTCCGGTTCCGCTGGAATCGATCGCGCGCGACGCCGGTGTCGGCATCGGCACGCTCTACCGGCACTTTCCCAGCCGCGAGGCACTGGTCGAGGCCGTCTATCGCGCTGAACTGGGCGACGTCGCGGCCGTCGCCGAACAGCTGGTCACCCGCCACCCGCCGAAGGTGGCGCTGCGGCGCTGGATGGACCGCTACGCCGGTTTCGTGGCGGCCAAGCGGGGGATGGCCGAGTCGTTGCGTGCCATGGTCGAGTCTGGCGCGATGGAGCCCAACGAGACGCGCGAGCGCATCGTCGGCGCGGTCGATCTGCTGCTGCGGGCCGGAGCGCAGGACGGCAGCTTGCGCGCTGATGTGCGCGCTGACGACGTCGTGTCGAGCCTGATCGGCATCTTCTTGACCAGCGGCTCACCCGAGCAGACCGGGCGGCTGTTGGATCTTTTGGTCGCCGGAGTGGCGGCCACCGGCTGA